TTCGCCTTCTTCTAAATTCTCATTTATTTGATGACCATCCACCACAAAGATTCTAATGTCTTTACCAATTTGAGGAGCCGCTAAGCCAACTCCCGAAGCGGAGTACATTGTTTCATACATATCATCCGCTAGTTTTTTGACATCTAGCTCACCTTTTTCAATGTCACGGCATTCTTTTCTTAAAACAGGATCGCCGTATGCCACAATAGAATACTTCATTAAATACTAGTTTATTTTTCTGCAAAAATAAGGATATGTTTTTCAACATTAAATTTCAGGGCTTTTTCAGTTCAATTAAGTTTCTTTTTTAATATGATTCTGTTCTCAGAAGCTATCTTTTTTTCTTCAATACCAGTAATATTGAACCCATTGCGAATTCCAAAGATTAGCATCGCTTTTAAGTAGTTTCTTGTTTTAAAGGAAATCGATTTAAATCCCGCCTCTTTAACTATACGTTCTTGCTCTTTTGCCAGAGCTTTTGCTATTCCTTTTTGCCTGTATTTAGGAATTACGCCACCCATCCAACTATAAAATGTTTCATTATTATCTTTATTAAAGCCAACCTTAAAACCAACCGGCACGTTATTCATATATGCTATTAGGATTAAATGATAAGTATTCTCTAATCTGCGTTTATAATCCTCAGTGCCATATTTTTTGTCCGAAAATTCAGGGATTTCACTTGAAATTTGAACGCAGTCTTGGATGTTTCCTGTGTTTATTTTGATTTTCATGTCAAGTTCTCGTAAGAATAAATGAATAAAAGGGCTAAATTCTCGTTTTCTAAAAGCAATTTTACGGTTAATCTCGTATTTAGTACCAATACCGGTTGGTTCAATTTTTGAGTCATATTTTGATTAGAAATCTATAAAATGTTTCGCTTAACCAGGAAAAATATAATAAAACTGTCAATGTTGACGCTTGCCATCTTTGGTGTGGGTCAATCTTGGGGGCAATTTTATGTTAGCCCGAAAGCCTGTGTTGTAGATATTACGAGCGGATCAGATGGTGCTTTAGAAGGGTGCCCTAATGCCACTTACTTTTTCGATACTGACTTAGATTCAGAAAGTTGGGTTTGGGATTTTGGTGATATCACTAATTCTAGCCCTTCTACAACTAGGAATCCTCAATTTTTCTATTCTACTCCAGGTGACTATCAAGTTTCCTTAACTAAGGTATCTAAAGCAGGAGATACAGCAACAGTTACCAGAACAGTTTCTGTAGGAGGTTTGCCACAACAACCGAAATTTAATGATGTAACATCAGCAGATACTACAGTTTGTGATAATGGTGCTTTGACCCTTGATCCTTTTAAGTTATCGGTTGGGACCTCTGCTTATACTTATTTGTGGTTTCCTGGCGGAGAAACTACAAAGACTATTGATGTTGATTCTTCTGGATGTTATTCCGTAGAGGTTTTTGGCCCGGACGGTTGTTCGCGTACCGCTAAAATAAATGTAAAATTTTGTTACGAGGAACCTAGCGGTGGTGGTGGAAACGAAAAATGGTTTTTTGGAGAAGGAGCAACGCTAGAATTTCAAAGTGATGGAGGTGTTGAAGTTGTCGCAGACTCGTTAGACTCAGAAGGTGACTTTTTCGACGATGCTGAAGTCGAAGACATAACGATTTCTCCAGCAGGTGGAGGGGCTAATCCGCTTCGATCGGATGTTGCTACCGCCATGGTTTATGGCCCTTCGGGAAGTTTGGCTTTTTATTCGGATGGTAAAAATATTTATGATGCTAATGATGAGCCTATTTTAGATGCTAATGGTGTAGGGCTACTTAATGGAAACAATACCGCTTCACAAGGATTGAGTATTATACCTAAAAGTAATTGCACGGAGTGCCCACATCATCAGTACTATGTTTTTTCAAAGGATGTAGATACAGGAATCTTATCTTATAGTGTTATTGACCTTCGATATAATGAGGGAATGGGACAAATTGTAGAAAGAGATGTGCCTATAGCGGCAGGAATTACTGATAAGGTCACTGTTCTCCCAAAATCTGACGAAACGGGTTTTGATATTTTTACGCACCAGCTAGGGAATAATACAATTCAAATCATAGGAATTGATTCTGTTGGAATTCAAACTACAGAAAAAGCAATTGGTATTATTCAGGAAGATTTAGAGTCTAGCGTTGGTTACACGGTGTTCAATGAGCAAGGGACACAAATGGCCCAGGCTGGAGTTGTGGCTGGACAGAATGTAGTACAAGTATTAACTTATGATCCAGAGACCAGTGATTTTTCTAACCCTATAACAGTTGATTTAGGGATTTCAGCTCCGCCAAATGTTTACGGACTATCGTTTAGTCCTGATGGTCGTTTACTGTACGCCACTATTTCTGGAGACCCCGCAAATGGGGAAACTTCGTATTTGCTTCAAATTCCAATTTTTTACGTAGACCCAACATTGATTCAGGCTAATATTATAACTATAGATGAGTCAGACACACAGCAGTTTGGTGCATTACAGTTAGGGCCAGTTAATCCTAACAGTTCTGGAGCTAAATATCTCTATATGGCTGTTAAAGGCAGTGATAGAATTGCATACCTACAAGCACCTGACGAACCAGGAAATGCGGAATTGACCGGATATGAGATTGAGAACGGAACAGAGGTTAATGGGATAGTAGGGCTGGGTTTGCCTTCAGTTATTTATGCTAATCAAGTGCAAGATGGAGGAGGTGCGTCGGCAAACTATTCAGGAAACTGTTTTAATGCCGCAACGGCCTTAGAGGCTCAGGGGATTTGTGATCCTATGAGAAATGAGATTTCTTGGGAGTTTGAAGATGGAACTACGCTAGAAGGGAAAAATGTCAATTATACATTTCCTAAATTAGGATGGAATAAGATTAAGGTAATTATAAAGGTTTTCAATAAATCACCACTTAGTGGTATCGTTGATTCGCAGGTAATAGACCAAATATTGGAAGCTACGGAAACTGAATGTACCGAGGTAGTGCTCATTGATTCAATTTATATAAAACCATCTCCTATTTCTTCGCTTCCTGACTTTGCATATGTCTGTACTAGAGAAATCCCTGTTAAGAGAGCATTATTATATGCTGCTGTTACCGGAGGCGACTCTTTTATTTATAGTTGGGGTACTGCTGCAGGAGTTCCCTTGGGAGGTAATGCCAGCGATTCAATCCAAGAAGTGATAGCTCCTTCTGTATACACGCTGGAGGTAGAAAATAATTTTGGCTGTTTTACGGAGGATGACATAGAAGTGGTAGAAGGCTGTGAACCTAGAGTGTTTTTTCCCAATGCCTTCACGCCAATTGGTGCTAACCCCAAATTTAAAGTCCAGTATGCTTACTTGGATGATGTCAATCTAAAGGTTTTTAATAGATGGGGAGAGCTAGTTTTTGAAACTGATAACCTCGATATTCAGTGGGATGGAAGGGTGAAAGGTAAAATTCAAGCTCCTACGCTGTATCCTTATGTCTTAACATACAAGGCTCTAGACTTTCCTGAAAGAGGTTTTTTGAAGGAAATTGGTTCTGTCTGGGTGCTGAAGTAAAAAAAGCAACATTTTTCTGGCCTTATTGAAGATCTTGCTAGGTCACAATTCGTATTTTTACCAAATTTAATTCTGTAGCGAATTTTATGCGGGAAGATTATTTAGAAGGAGATCAAGAAAAGCTCAACCCTATTGATAGGGATATTGAAAGAGCATTAAGGCCTGTAAATTTTGAGGATTTTACAGGTCAAGCCAAGGTGCTTGAAAACTTGAAAATATTTGTGCTTGCTGCTAAGCAAAGAGAAGAAGCAATGGATCATGTTTTATTACATGGCCCTCCTGGGCTAGGTAAAACTACTTTATCATACATTATAGCCAACGAACTTAACGCATCAATAAAGATAACTTCAGGCCCTGTTTTGGATAAACCGAGTGATTTAGCAGGTTTATTAACAAATTTAGAAGAAAATGATGTACTTTTTATTGATGAAATTCATAGATTGAATCCGATAGTAGAAGAGTACTTATACTCAGCTATGGAAGATTACAAGATTGATATCATGTTGGACTCTGGCCCAAATGCCAGAAGTGTTCAGATTTCACTCAACCCTTTTACGTTAATTGGTGCTACCACGAGAGCTGGATTATTGACAGCCCCTTTAAGAGCTCGATTTGGGATTAATGCTCGATTGGAATATTATGATGCGAAGCTTTTAAGTGTAATTGTTGGTAGGTCAGCTCAGATTTTGGAGACCCCAATAACTGCTCAAGGTACTTTTGAAATAGCTAGAAGAAGTAGAGGGACACCTCGAATTGCTAATAATTTACTCAGAAGAACGAGAGATTTTGCTCAAGTGAAAGGTACAGGAAAGATTGATATTGAAATTGCAAAATTTGCACTAGGAGCCCTTGATGTAGACGAGCATGGTTTGGATGAGATGGATAATAGAATCCTTCATACTATCATTGATAAATTTAAAGGAGGACCAGTTGGTCTTTCTACCATTGCCACAGCCTGTAGCGAGGAGGCAGAAACGATAGAAGAAGTTTATGAGCCGTTTTTGATTCAAGAGGGCTTTTTGAAAAGAACTTCTAGAGGTCGAGAAGCCACTGAAAAGGCATATAAACATTTAAATATAGTACCTAAACATAGAACAGGAGAATTGTTTTAAGATGGCAGTAAAGAAATTTGTAAAAGCAGAAGAAGAATTATTAAAGGTAGAGCCGAGGAAGCAATCAAGGGAAGTTCTATTTGAACTTGCTTGGGAGGTTTGTAACCAAGTGGGCGGAATTTATACAGTAATCCGTTCTAAAGTACCTGCTATGGTAGAAAAATGGGGTGACGATTACTGTCTGATTGGGCCTTATTTTGAACAAACAGCATCTATCGAATTTGAGAGGTCAACGGATGATTCTCCTTTTTGTAAAGCTGCTGAGGAGCTTAATAAGAATGGTATTCCCGTTCATTATGGGCACTGGCTTGTTACAGGTAGACCTAGAATGATTCTTATTGACTTTGAAAAAGCTTTAGAAAGTATTGATAACCTTAAGTTTGATCTTTGGGAAAACCATAAAGTAAGTACCATAAATGCAGAACCTCTTGTTAATCAGGTTATTGCTTTTGGTCACTACATTGAGTTATACCTAACCGAGTTTGTCAATAATCATGCGAAGAAATTAAATGTCATAGCTCATTTTCATGAGTGGATGTCTGCTGTTCCGATATTAAACTTAGCTCAAAACAAAATTGACCTAGCTACCGTATTTACCACGCATGCTACCATGCTTGGGAGATATATAGCAGGAAACGTGGCTAATTTTTATGAAGACTTACCTAGTTATAATTGGGAAGAGCAAGCTAGGAATTACAACATAGAAGCACAGGCAGGAATAGAACATCATGCTGCACAAGCCTGCCACGTGCTTACTACAGTAAGTGAAATAACAGCCAAGGAGTGCGAAGTGTTTTTTGAAAGAAAATGCGATTTAATACTTCCTAATGGTTTAAACATTACTCGTTACGCGGCCACACACGAGTTTCAAAACCTTCACATTAAGTTTAAAAAGAAGATAAATCAGTTTGTGATGGGACATTTCTTCCAAAGCTATAGCTGGGATTTAGATAACACCTTATACTTTTTTACTTCGGGTAGGTATGAGTTTAAAAACAAGGGATATGACATTACGCTAGAAGCCCTTAAAAGATTGAATTTTAAGCTTGTTAAAAATAATATTGACACTACGGTGGTCATGTTTATTATTACAAGAAACCCTGTGCATTCCATTAAACCTGAAGTTCTTCAATCAAGAGCGGTCATGGAAGAAATTAAGGAAACTTGCGAGTCTATTGAGGAGCAAATTGGCGAACAATTGTTTTATGCTTCTGCTGCCAATGAGGACCCTACTTTGCCAGATCTAAATACGTTTGTGGAGGATTATTGGAGACTACGATTAAGAAGAACTATTCAAACCTGGAAAACCAACACCCTTCCAGAAACCACTACGCATTCACTTAAAAATCCCGATCAAATTACAGAGTTCTTTGATCATTCTAACTTGAAGAATAACAAAGAAGACAGAGTGAAGTTTGTTTATCACCCAGACTTTATTTCTACTACTAATCCATTATTTGGCTTAGAGTACGGTCAATTTGTGAGAGGTTGTCACCTTGGTGTTTTCCCTAGTTACTATGAGCCATGGGGCTATACTCCACTAGAGTGTGTTATTAGAGGAATTCCTACGGTAACTTCAGATTTATCTGGTTTTGGAGATTTCATGTTGCAGATAATGAAGGATTATGAAAATGTAGGAGTTTACGTGGTAGACAGAAAGAAGAAATCTTATGAAGAGGCTGCTGAGCAATTAGCCGATCAGCTTTTCAACTTTGTAACCATGAACAGAAGGGATAGAATAATGCAGCGAAATAGAGTTGAGAATTTCTCTGATATATTCGACTGGGCGAACTTGAGGTCTTACTACGATACAGCACACGATTTGGCATTAAAAAAGAAAGGGGTAAAGTTGAAATAGGTAAATTTCCTTAAAAGGTGTTTTGTGGCAAGCTTCTGATTTGTAGTAGTTTGTGATTTATTTTAAAACAAGGTGTCTTAAAATGGTACAATTTATTTAATTTTGAGGCACAATCAATTATTCATACCTAATGCTTCCTGTTGCAGGCTTAATACTATTGGCTTATTTACTTGGCTCTATTCCTACCGCGGTATTGTATGGTAGAATTTTCCATAAGGTAGATGTAAGAGAGTTCGGTTCAGGTAATGCTGGGGCCACTAATTCCCTTAGGGTTTTAGGCAAAAAAGCAGGTATAGCGGTATTGATTGTTGACATGCTTAAGGGTTTCTTAGCAATTTTTATAGCAAGAAAAGTCCTAGGTTCAGACGAGTCTACTTTAATAATTATTGGTTTTGCTGCTGTAATTGGCCATCTTCTTCCGCTCTTCGCAGGCTTTAAAGGAGGAAAAGGTATTGCTACTTCCTTCGGTGTTATTTTAGCGTTAAACCCTTATGGAGCTTTAATTTGTCTTATAGTGTTT
This sequence is a window from Arcticibacterium luteifluviistationis. Protein-coding genes within it:
- a CDS encoding GNAT family N-acetyltransferase; this translates as MKIKINTGNIQDCVQISSEIPEFSDKKYGTEDYKRRLENTYHLILIAYMNNVPVGFKVGFNKDNNETFYSWMGGVIPKYRQKGIAKALAKEQERIVKEAGFKSISFKTRNYLKAMLIFGIRNGFNITGIEEKKIASENRIILKKKLN
- a CDS encoding PKD domain-containing protein, whose amino-acid sequence is MLTLAIFGVGQSWGQFYVSPKACVVDITSGSDGALEGCPNATYFFDTDLDSESWVWDFGDITNSSPSTTRNPQFFYSTPGDYQVSLTKVSKAGDTATVTRTVSVGGLPQQPKFNDVTSADTTVCDNGALTLDPFKLSVGTSAYTYLWFPGGETTKTIDVDSSGCYSVEVFGPDGCSRTAKINVKFCYEEPSGGGGNEKWFFGEGATLEFQSDGGVEVVADSLDSEGDFFDDAEVEDITISPAGGGANPLRSDVATAMVYGPSGSLAFYSDGKNIYDANDEPILDANGVGLLNGNNTASQGLSIIPKSNCTECPHHQYYVFSKDVDTGILSYSVIDLRYNEGMGQIVERDVPIAAGITDKVTVLPKSDETGFDIFTHQLGNNTIQIIGIDSVGIQTTEKAIGIIQEDLESSVGYTVFNEQGTQMAQAGVVAGQNVVQVLTYDPETSDFSNPITVDLGISAPPNVYGLSFSPDGRLLYATISGDPANGETSYLLQIPIFYVDPTLIQANIITIDESDTQQFGALQLGPVNPNSSGAKYLYMAVKGSDRIAYLQAPDEPGNAELTGYEIENGTEVNGIVGLGLPSVIYANQVQDGGGASANYSGNCFNAATALEAQGICDPMRNEISWEFEDGTTLEGKNVNYTFPKLGWNKIKVIIKVFNKSPLSGIVDSQVIDQILEATETECTEVVLIDSIYIKPSPISSLPDFAYVCTREIPVKRALLYAAVTGGDSFIYSWGTAAGVPLGGNASDSIQEVIAPSVYTLEVENNFGCFTEDDIEVVEGCEPRVFFPNAFTPIGANPKFKVQYAYLDDVNLKVFNRWGELVFETDNLDIQWDGRVKGKIQAPTLYPYVLTYKALDFPERGFLKEIGSVWVLK
- the ruvB gene encoding Holliday junction branch migration DNA helicase RuvB; the protein is MREDYLEGDQEKLNPIDRDIERALRPVNFEDFTGQAKVLENLKIFVLAAKQREEAMDHVLLHGPPGLGKTTLSYIIANELNASIKITSGPVLDKPSDLAGLLTNLEENDVLFIDEIHRLNPIVEEYLYSAMEDYKIDIMLDSGPNARSVQISLNPFTLIGATTRAGLLTAPLRARFGINARLEYYDAKLLSVIVGRSAQILETPITAQGTFEIARRSRGTPRIANNLLRRTRDFAQVKGTGKIDIEIAKFALGALDVDEHGLDEMDNRILHTIIDKFKGGPVGLSTIATACSEEAETIEEVYEPFLIQEGFLKRTSRGREATEKAYKHLNIVPKHRTGELF
- a CDS encoding glycogen/starch synthase, producing the protein MAVKKFVKAEEELLKVEPRKQSREVLFELAWEVCNQVGGIYTVIRSKVPAMVEKWGDDYCLIGPYFEQTASIEFERSTDDSPFCKAAEELNKNGIPVHYGHWLVTGRPRMILIDFEKALESIDNLKFDLWENHKVSTINAEPLVNQVIAFGHYIELYLTEFVNNHAKKLNVIAHFHEWMSAVPILNLAQNKIDLATVFTTHATMLGRYIAGNVANFYEDLPSYNWEEQARNYNIEAQAGIEHHAAQACHVLTTVSEITAKECEVFFERKCDLILPNGLNITRYAATHEFQNLHIKFKKKINQFVMGHFFQSYSWDLDNTLYFFTSGRYEFKNKGYDITLEALKRLNFKLVKNNIDTTVVMFIITRNPVHSIKPEVLQSRAVMEEIKETCESIEEQIGEQLFYASAANEDPTLPDLNTFVEDYWRLRLRRTIQTWKTNTLPETTTHSLKNPDQITEFFDHSNLKNNKEDRVKFVYHPDFISTTNPLFGLEYGQFVRGCHLGVFPSYYEPWGYTPLECVIRGIPTVTSDLSGFGDFMLQIMKDYENVGVYVVDRKKKSYEEAAEQLADQLFNFVTMNRRDRIMQRNRVENFSDIFDWANLRSYYDTAHDLALKKKGVKLK
- the plsY gene encoding glycerol-3-phosphate 1-O-acyltransferase PlsY; amino-acid sequence: MLPVAGLILLAYLLGSIPTAVLYGRIFHKVDVREFGSGNAGATNSLRVLGKKAGIAVLIVDMLKGFLAIFIARKVLGSDESTLIIIGFAAVIGHLLPLFAGFKGGKGIATSFGVILALNPYGALICLIVFAIVLTLSKYVSLASLMASFSFIPFNYFRRPDEHFFHAMALALFLLLLFTHRENVKRLLAGNENRYPPK